From Mucilaginibacter rubeus, a single genomic window includes:
- a CDS encoding c-type cytochrome — protein sequence MKKKYQYITFLLLLFALANVAQLVSCSGSKAEEADKADSAAESLVSVDTGKMPGGKYGDAVRYGRELMLHTAYYIGPEGINGHYTGNKMNCTNCHRDAGTRPYAFNLVRSFRDYPQYRAREGRILSLAERINNCVMRPNLGRPLPLDGKEMISIMAYLKFLSDSSNVSKTTKGLKNMEVELPNVAASSDRGEVLYAQNCERCHAKNGEGKMRFDNVTYEYPPVWGLLAYRPGSSMHRVVKLAQWLKGNMPYDKTAEGKPFLTDAEALDIAAFVNDDKKHKRPLPKTTKEVDYPHYEEKAIDYDKGPFKDPFSEQQHKYGPYKPIIDYWEGQGIKPAI from the coding sequence ATGAAAAAGAAATATCAATATATAACTTTCCTGTTGCTGTTATTTGCTTTGGCAAACGTTGCTCAGTTAGTATCATGCAGCGGAAGCAAAGCGGAAGAAGCGGATAAGGCTGATTCTGCTGCTGAGAGTCTTGTTTCGGTAGATACCGGCAAAATGCCCGGCGGTAAATACGGTGATGCCGTACGTTATGGCCGCGAATTGATGCTGCATACTGCCTATTATATAGGCCCCGAAGGTATTAATGGTCATTATACCGGTAATAAAATGAACTGTACCAATTGCCACCGCGACGCAGGCACAAGGCCATACGCCTTTAACCTGGTAAGGTCGTTTCGTGATTATCCGCAGTACCGCGCACGAGAAGGTAGAATTTTATCCTTAGCCGAACGCATCAACAATTGCGTAATGCGCCCTAACCTGGGCAGACCTTTGCCATTGGACGGAAAAGAGATGATCTCGATCATGGCTTACCTTAAGTTTTTGAGCGATTCGTCAAATGTTTCTAAAACCACCAAAGGTTTAAAAAATATGGAGGTTGAGCTGCCCAATGTAGCGGCTTCATCAGACAGGGGCGAGGTTTTATATGCTCAAAATTGCGAGCGTTGCCATGCCAAAAATGGCGAAGGCAAAATGCGTTTTGATAATGTAACTTACGAGTATCCGCCGGTATGGGGATTATTGGCTTATCGTCCTGGTTCAAGCATGCACCGTGTGGTTAAGTTGGCGCAATGGTTAAAAGGGAATATGCCTTATGATAAAACAGCCGAAGGAAAACCTTTTTTGACCGACGCAGAGGCGCTTGATATAGCCGCATTTGTTAATGACGATAAAAAACACAAACGTCCGTTGCCTAAAACCACTAAGGAAGTTGACTATCCGCATTACGAAGAAAAAGCGATTGATTATGATAAAGGGCCTTTTAAAGATCCTTTCTCAGAGCAGCAACATAAATACGGCCCGTATAAGCCCATCATTGACTATTGGGAAGGGCAGGGGATAAAACCTGCTATTTAA
- a CDS encoding aryl-sulfate sulfotransferase, translating into MKDWFKVLAAGLLVSVICGCSGGNLVKEIHIGLYNNNELKIKLEVMTSKPVDLYAEYWIEGKQPVKYRSTTTGNGTSYKLVLCNILPDTTYSYHIVTVDGGDSVVSKPHTFKSHQLPLFLQEQFHAKTAAKATLPAQFNDGLMLINKRYAPGVAFLVDTKGQIRWYHMIDRLGFKVINFTKDRTLLSILGRNDESTSYGSEILEINMLGDTLLHLTKGQGDFKQTIHHEILKNDKGQLVTIFVDQRLMDLTAIGGGKKDTVNGDGIMVMDKTGKQLYKWSVFDVMDPLKDPKILKTKKDWMHANSLSYDTDGNYLMSFYNNGQIWKIDAHNGKVIYKFGKGGTIAMPADCNFTQAHAAHINKQGNLMFFDNGVEKHQSGVYAMKIDEKNQTSSIAMHITLPKEIFNGRMGSAYLINDTTTLVCCSKRHIIVLANNKGVLQWTMETSVPTYRAGFIKYEQLDPYLKP; encoded by the coding sequence ATGAAGGATTGGTTTAAAGTTTTAGCGGCAGGATTGTTAGTTTCAGTCATCTGTGGTTGCTCGGGCGGTAACCTTGTAAAAGAAATTCATATAGGGTTGTACAATAACAACGAGTTGAAAATTAAGCTTGAGGTTATGACCAGCAAGCCTGTTGATCTGTATGCTGAATACTGGATAGAGGGCAAGCAGCCGGTAAAATACCGGTCGACCACTACGGGCAATGGTACATCGTATAAGCTTGTGCTTTGTAATATTTTGCCTGATACTACTTACTCATATCATATTGTAACTGTTGATGGTGGCGACTCCGTGGTGAGCAAACCCCATACTTTTAAATCGCACCAATTGCCATTGTTTTTGCAGGAACAGTTTCACGCGAAAACAGCTGCTAAAGCCACTTTGCCGGCACAGTTTAATGACGGTTTGATGCTCATCAACAAGCGTTATGCGCCTGGTGTAGCATTTTTGGTTGATACAAAAGGGCAGATCAGGTGGTACCACATGATTGACAGGTTGGGTTTTAAAGTGATCAATTTTACTAAGGATAGAACGCTGCTCTCAATTTTGGGTCGAAATGATGAGTCAACCAGTTACGGTAGTGAGATATTGGAGATCAACATGCTTGGCGATACGCTGCTGCACCTTACCAAAGGACAGGGCGATTTCAAGCAAACCATCCATCACGAGATTCTGAAGAATGATAAAGGCCAGCTGGTAACTATTTTTGTCGATCAGCGCTTGATGGACCTTACTGCAATAGGTGGCGGTAAAAAGGATACGGTTAATGGCGATGGCATTATGGTGATGGATAAAACCGGCAAGCAGCTTTATAAATGGAGTGTGTTTGATGTTATGGATCCGCTGAAAGATCCTAAGATTCTGAAAACTAAAAAAGACTGGATGCATGCCAACAGTCTCAGTTATGATACAGACGGCAATTACCTGATGTCGTTCTACAACAACGGGCAGATCTGGAAAATTGATGCCCATAATGGTAAAGTGATTTACAAGTTTGGTAAAGGCGGCACCATTGCCATGCCAGCCGATTGCAACTTTACCCAGGCCCATGCCGCCCATATCAATAAACAGGGAAACCTGATGTTCTTCGATAACGGTGTAGAGAAACACCAGTCTGGTGTGTATGCCATGAAAATTGATGAAAAAAATCAGACCTCATCCATTGCCATGCACATCACACTTCCTAAAGAAATTTTTAACGGCAGGATGGGCAGCGCCTACCTGATCAATGATACAACTACGCTGGTTTGCTGCTCAAAAAGGCACATTATAGTACTGGCAAATAATAAAGGTGTATTACAATGGACAATGGAAACATCAGTACCTACTTACCGTGCAGGTTTCATTAAATACGAACAGCTTGATCCATATTTAAAACCATAG
- a CDS encoding RagB/SusD family nutrient uptake outer membrane protein, whose amino-acid sequence MKKYNILLLAAAVITQFSCNKTSLEPKIYSSLTSQNAFLTKSDAIAAVNAVYARLKGPAVGDNFDYWTVRHFALTDLTTDVGHCSYAGDPGQLSLVQWNSANGLIAEDYRQIYKLVANANNAIYNISAMKSITDAQKNQFLAELKFLRAIAYSDLTDAWGPVILNTEKDIANPDYKAQTPPSPVADVDALMIGDLQNASAVLPADYTKSDIYTSNDVGRATKGAAIFLLAKVYLREHQWQKAADLTKQVMDLGIYQLYPSYSGLFKETNTWCSENIFSVLSDANVNGTELLNHFGPLSHPILTDRWQYYAVTWDFYNSYGDEDDRKKMFFTQYQGVDGLTHKQAPSLGATAPDGVLYMPDVATMKYADPNGANTYYDGHSVDVLRYADVLLSRAEALNELGGPTAEAVSLVNQVKGRSHAKLLVQANLTQATFRDALLQERGWELYYEGKRRADLKRFGKYDVIVNAYLKRIGQTNTVQLPRDEYFPYPLNQVNINPNLNNAGRQQ is encoded by the coding sequence ATGAAAAAATATAATATTCTACTCCTGGCAGCGGCGGTGATTACACAGTTTTCGTGTAACAAGACCAGCCTTGAACCTAAAATATACAGCAGTTTAACAAGCCAAAACGCGTTTCTTACCAAGTCAGATGCTATTGCAGCTGTTAACGCGGTTTATGCCCGCTTGAAAGGTCCGGCAGTTGGTGATAACTTTGATTATTGGACGGTAAGACATTTCGCCCTTACCGATTTAACTACCGATGTGGGCCACTGTAGCTATGCAGGTGACCCGGGGCAGTTATCGCTGGTGCAATGGAATTCGGCCAACGGCTTGATAGCTGAGGATTACAGGCAGATCTATAAGTTGGTAGCTAACGCCAATAACGCTATCTATAACATTTCGGCAATGAAAAGTATCACAGACGCTCAGAAAAATCAATTCTTGGCCGAGTTGAAATTTTTACGCGCTATCGCATATTCTGATCTTACCGACGCATGGGGCCCGGTGATCCTGAATACCGAGAAAGATATAGCCAACCCTGATTACAAAGCTCAAACGCCGCCAAGTCCGGTAGCTGATGTCGACGCCTTGATGATCGGCGATTTGCAAAATGCAAGCGCTGTATTGCCTGCCGATTATACCAAAAGTGATATTTATACAAGTAACGATGTTGGTCGCGCCACCAAAGGTGCAGCTATATTCCTGCTGGCCAAGGTTTACTTGCGCGAGCACCAATGGCAAAAAGCGGCCGATTTAACCAAACAGGTGATGGACTTAGGTATTTATCAGTTATATCCATCATATTCAGGTTTGTTTAAAGAAACAAACACATGGTGCTCTGAAAATATTTTCTCGGTATTGAGCGATGCCAACGTTAATGGCACCGAGTTGCTGAACCACTTTGGTCCGTTGAGCCATCCGATTTTAACCGACAGGTGGCAGTATTACGCCGTTACCTGGGATTTTTACAATAGCTATGGCGACGAGGATGACCGTAAAAAAATGTTCTTTACCCAATACCAGGGTGTTGACGGCTTAACTCATAAACAAGCGCCTTCGTTAGGTGCTACCGCTCCGGATGGCGTATTGTATATGCCGGATGTTGCAACTATGAAATATGCCGACCCTAACGGTGCTAACACTTATTATGATGGCCATAGTGTTGATGTTTTACGTTATGCCGACGTATTGTTAAGCCGCGCTGAAGCTTTGAATGAATTGGGAGGCCCGACTGCCGAAGCTGTTTCACTGGTAAATCAGGTTAAAGGCAGGTCACACGCCAAATTGTTAGTACAGGCTAACCTTACGCAGGCAACTTTCCGCGATGCATTATTGCAGGAACGTGGCTGGGAATTGTATTACGAGGGCAAAAGAAGGGCAGACCTGAAACGTTTTGGTAAATATGATGTGATCGTGAATGCGTACCTGAAACGTATTGGTCAAACCAATACCGTACAGTTGCCGCGCGATGAGTATTTCCCATATCCGCTTAACCAGGTTAACATCAACCCTAACCTGAATAATGCGGGCAGGCAGCAATAA
- a CDS encoding SusC/RagA family TonB-linked outer membrane protein: protein MIKIYSNPDKGFSKHIYLRRQISGLFKVMCCCLLLLLPILASAQTTISGSVKDKDGPIIGATVTQKGFKNTTSTDVNGKFKLILKGNSTVLVVSYVGFKTQEVSIGNSTDVTITLQEDLNKLNEVVVVGYGTVKKGDLTGSISSIKSDNLTLGGTTSNIGQAIQGKAAGVQVQQASFAPGSGINITVRGGNSINTSTAPLYVVDGFISEAGSQVNPNDIEDIQVLKDASATAIYGSRGGNGVVLITTKKGKNGKVSLDADISGGTQYLTYKPNLLTGQQYTDIQNATALEDGKPQPYPSSFQVANTNWLKLATRNATVQNQSISLSAGDQNSKIYVAGNHIKQVGVLQRTGYERYTARIGAEKTVNENLKISANFYGANSNATLQSYSGDITAPLFSLLTAPPNVTPYNADGTYNYYVTQGTKTNALAGLLEPTNNSGNKLINANIGLDYKIINGLTYHLNAGTEFNQTTTGQYLPTTTIAGAKQGGVAAEQIYSNFRWITENYLTYKFNIKKDHDFTVLLGTSNQKDVAESLLSGAKGFSTDAFLYYNLNAGSLSNGYGSSKAEGFLTSYFTRFNYAYKDKILASFSYRDDRSSQFGSNRRSGFFPAGAVAYKLTDEDFIKNLNTFSNLKARVSYGVTGNDRIPASLYLATFGPYSTVLNGSGQLQTGIEPKNLANPNLQWEATRQLDIGLDMGFANGRINASIDYYSKKTTDLLIQVPIGAQWGATNGTQYINGGAVQNRGIELSLNTSNLRSKDLSWNTTVTFAYNKQKTLNLGPGVSIISTNTANPSGTVSGQEFTRVVPGIELGELYGYVYEGVIKTGEKYAPQPNSKAGDPKYKDVNGDGVITPADRTYLGNSNPHYMAGFGNDFHYKGIDLGIFFQGAFDYYLYNMNAMVLESTTGAAALNRFVAGKNENTSVPREGYYLSTYGSYVNSRFVENASYVRLKSLTLAYNFPASLFQNMKILQGIRIYAEAQNLWTITGYKGTDPEANVHADDTNAHPGQVALRSATTGGLDFNSFPAFKTVTFGIKASIH from the coding sequence ATGATTAAAATTTACTCAAACCCCGACAAGGGCTTCAGCAAACACATTTATTTAAGGAGGCAGATCAGCGGCCTTTTTAAAGTAATGTGCTGTTGCCTGCTATTATTATTGCCCATACTTGCGAGTGCGCAAACAACTATCAGCGGTAGCGTAAAAGATAAAGATGGCCCTATCATTGGAGCCACTGTAACCCAAAAAGGGTTTAAAAACACAACCTCTACCGATGTGAACGGTAAGTTTAAACTTATATTAAAGGGGAACTCAACGGTATTAGTTGTTTCTTATGTAGGGTTCAAAACCCAGGAAGTATCCATCGGTAACTCAACGGATGTCACCATCACCTTACAGGAAGATCTTAACAAACTGAACGAAGTGGTTGTGGTTGGTTATGGTACCGTTAAAAAAGGCGACCTTACCGGTTCAATCAGTTCTATAAAAAGTGATAACCTGACCCTTGGCGGTACTACATCTAATATAGGCCAGGCCATTCAGGGTAAAGCTGCCGGTGTACAGGTACAACAAGCCAGCTTTGCACCCGGTTCCGGTATCAATATTACCGTGAGGGGTGGTAACTCCATCAACACTTCAACAGCTCCGTTATATGTTGTAGATGGTTTTATAAGTGAGGCAGGCAGCCAGGTTAACCCGAACGACATTGAAGACATTCAGGTATTGAAGGATGCATCTGCAACTGCTATTTACGGTTCAAGGGGCGGTAATGGCGTTGTTTTGATCACTACCAAAAAAGGAAAAAACGGTAAAGTGTCATTAGATGCCGATATATCAGGCGGTACCCAATATTTAACTTACAAGCCTAACCTGTTAACAGGTCAGCAGTATACCGATATTCAAAACGCGACCGCTCTTGAAGACGGTAAACCGCAGCCATATCCTTCAAGTTTCCAGGTAGCTAATACCAATTGGTTAAAGCTGGCTACACGCAACGCAACTGTTCAAAATCAAAGTATCAGCCTAAGCGCAGGCGACCAAAATTCAAAGATTTATGTTGCAGGTAACCACATAAAACAAGTAGGTGTATTGCAACGTACAGGCTATGAAAGGTACACCGCAAGGATTGGTGCCGAGAAAACCGTAAATGAAAACCTGAAGATTAGCGCTAATTTTTATGGTGCAAACTCAAACGCAACTTTACAATCATACTCGGGCGATATCACCGCGCCATTATTCAGTTTGCTTACAGCACCACCTAACGTAACGCCATATAATGCCGATGGTACTTACAATTACTATGTTACCCAAGGCACAAAAACAAACGCGTTGGCGGGCCTTTTGGAACCAACTAACAACAGCGGCAACAAATTAATTAACGCTAATATTGGTTTGGATTATAAGATCATCAACGGCCTAACTTATCACCTAAATGCAGGTACTGAGTTTAATCAAACCACTACGGGGCAATATCTGCCGACAACAACAATCGCGGGTGCAAAACAGGGTGGTGTGGCCGCAGAGCAGATCTATTCAAACTTCAGATGGATTACTGAAAACTACCTTACCTATAAGTTCAATATTAAAAAAGACCATGATTTTACCGTGTTGTTAGGTACATCAAACCAAAAAGATGTTGCCGAATCATTACTTTCCGGAGCAAAAGGCTTTTCAACTGACGCGTTCCTGTACTATAATTTAAATGCCGGATCATTAAGTAATGGCTACGGAAGCAGCAAGGCAGAAGGTTTCCTTACATCGTACTTTACCAGGTTTAATTATGCTTATAAAGACAAAATCCTGGCGTCGTTCTCATATCGCGACGACCGCTCGTCACAGTTTGGTTCAAACAGACGTTCGGGCTTTTTCCCGGCTGGCGCTGTAGCTTACAAATTAACCGATGAGGATTTTATAAAAAATCTGAATACTTTTTCTAATTTAAAAGCACGTGTCAGCTACGGTGTTACCGGTAATGACCGTATCCCTGCAAGTTTATATCTTGCAACCTTTGGGCCGTACAGTACAGTGCTTAACGGAAGCGGTCAGCTACAAACAGGCATCGAACCTAAAAACCTTGCAAACCCCAATCTTCAATGGGAGGCAACAAGACAATTGGATATTGGTTTAGATATGGGCTTTGCTAATGGCCGTATCAATGCAAGTATTGATTATTACAGCAAAAAAACCACCGACCTGCTTATCCAGGTTCCCATCGGAGCACAATGGGGGGCTACTAATGGAACCCAATACATCAATGGAGGTGCTGTTCAAAACAGAGGTATCGAGCTTTCGCTAAATACAAGTAACCTGCGCAGTAAAGACCTGTCATGGAATACTACTGTTACCTTTGCGTACAACAAGCAAAAGACATTGAATTTAGGCCCTGGTGTTTCGATAATAAGCACTAACACGGCTAACCCAAGCGGTACCGTTTCAGGACAGGAGTTTACACGTGTTGTACCTGGTATTGAGTTAGGCGAGCTTTACGGCTATGTTTACGAAGGTGTTATAAAAACCGGCGAAAAATACGCTCCGCAACCAAACTCAAAAGCAGGCGATCCTAAATATAAAGATGTTAATGGCGATGGTGTAATTACCCCGGCCGACCGCACCTACCTGGGCAACTCCAACCCGCATTATATGGCAGGTTTCGGTAATGATTTCCATTACAAAGGCATCGATCTGGGTATATTTTTCCAGGGAGCATTTGACTATTACCTGTATAACATGAATGCCATGGTACTGGAGTCAACCACAGGTGCCGCTGCATTGAACAGGTTTGTTGCTGGTAAAAATGAAAATACATCTGTTCCGCGTGAGGGTTATTACCTGAGCACTTACGGTAGTTATGTAAACTCTCGTTTTGTTGAAAATGCTTCTTACGTTCGCTTAAAATCGCTTACGCTGGCGTATAACTTCCCCGCCTCATTATTTCAGAATATGAAAATTTTGCAGGGCATCAGGATTTACGCCGAAGCTCAGAACCTGTGGACTATTACAGGGTATAAAGGCACCGACCCTGAAGCAAACGTACATGCCGATGATACCAATGCACACCCAGGCCAGGTAGCGTTAAGGTCGGCTACCACCGGTGGTTTGGACTTTAACTCGTTCCCTGCATTTAAAACTGTAACATTCGGTATTAAAGCATCTATCCATTAA
- a CDS encoding Gfo/Idh/MocA family protein has protein sequence MERRQFLKTSAIAAAGFSILPSGSLFASAPAKVRLGYIGVGARGMSHIAEGLLRDDVEIVAICDTQESSLKICREYIAKKGHAPVKEYTGGLDAYKKLLDHKDIDAVIIATPWQFHHPQAIDAMKAGKYVGCEVIAGLTVEDHWDIVNTSEKTGMPYMTLENVCYRRDVMAALNMARQDLFGEIVHLEGGYQHNLRGVLFNDGKHYYGGGVEFGPKALSEAQWRTQFNIDVDGDIYPTHGAGPCMHYANINAGNRFTNLVSFSSKARGLSAYVEELSPGHPNAKIHYKNGDVTTTMINCANGETVLLSHDTHLPRPYSLGFRVQGTKGLWMDVNKSVYIDHKSKEDDSWDPAKEWFDKYDHPLWKKYEKFAEGAGHGGMDWFVFNAFVESVKQKRQTPIDVYDSVTMSVITPLSTKSLKEGNASVAFPDFTKGKWKERKNTFALDDSGF, from the coding sequence ATGGAAAGAAGACAATTTCTGAAAACCAGCGCTATAGCTGCCGCCGGTTTTAGCATTTTACCATCAGGAAGCCTGTTTGCGTCGGCACCGGCAAAGGTACGTTTAGGTTACATCGGTGTAGGCGCCCGTGGCATGAGCCATATTGCCGAAGGTTTGCTTCGCGATGATGTGGAGATCGTGGCTATTTGCGATACCCAGGAAAGCTCATTGAAAATTTGCCGCGAATACATCGCCAAAAAAGGCCATGCACCTGTAAAAGAATACACCGGCGGACTGGATGCCTACAAAAAACTGCTTGATCATAAGGATATTGATGCGGTAATTATAGCCACACCATGGCAGTTTCACCATCCGCAAGCCATTGACGCGATGAAAGCCGGAAAGTATGTAGGATGCGAAGTAATTGCAGGTCTTACTGTTGAAGACCACTGGGATATTGTTAATACTTCAGAAAAAACAGGGATGCCGTACATGACGCTTGAAAACGTTTGCTATCGTCGTGATGTAATGGCGGCATTGAACATGGCACGCCAGGACTTATTTGGCGAGATCGTTCATTTAGAGGGTGGTTATCAGCACAATTTGAGAGGTGTATTATTCAACGACGGCAAGCACTATTACGGCGGCGGCGTTGAGTTTGGCCCTAAAGCACTGAGCGAAGCACAATGGCGCACCCAGTTTAATATTGATGTAGATGGCGATATCTACCCAACGCATGGCGCTGGTCCGTGTATGCATTATGCTAATATCAATGCAGGTAACCGTTTTACCAACCTTGTGTCCTTTAGTTCAAAAGCGCGTGGTTTATCGGCCTACGTTGAGGAATTATCGCCCGGTCACCCGAATGCCAAGATCCATTATAAAAATGGCGACGTAACCACTACCATGATCAACTGCGCCAATGGTGAAACGGTATTGCTGAGCCATGATACGCACCTGCCACGCCCGTATTCATTAGGTTTCAGGGTGCAGGGAACCAAAGGCTTATGGATGGATGTGAACAAAAGCGTATACATCGACCATAAGTCAAAAGAAGATGATTCATGGGATCCGGCAAAAGAATGGTTTGACAAATATGATCACCCACTTTGGAAAAAATATGAAAAGTTTGCCGAAGGAGCAGGTCACGGTGGTATGGATTGGTTTGTATTTAACGCTTTCGTAGAGTCGGTTAAGCAAAAACGCCAAACGCCTATTGATGTTTATGATTCTGTTACCATGAGTGTAATTACTCCTTTATCAACCAAATCATTAAAAGAAGGCAATGCCAGCGTAGCATTCCCTGATTTTACCAAAGGCAAGTGGAAAGAGCGCAAAAATACCTTCGCGCTTGATGACAGCGGCTTTTAA
- a CDS encoding DUF3472 domain-containing protein, with product MIKKTTIFYFTLLFITIGSKFAVAQKTGIDATKLRHIIPLGGNAWVSAPDTITDEGLTGLKSPKSTADIYFRLSTAQDIQLALVVRVPQGNSTLQLSAGKKAFVKKLSNAAFDTVSFGKLHVEPGYIKLSLKGINKTGAVYADVSDLVVTLQKADNDIAYVTKGSSFHFGRRGPSVHLRYPVAADKENKVKWFYNEIIVPKGQDVIGSYFMADGFGEGYFGMQVNSATERRVLFSVWSPFNTEDPKSIPDSMRIKLIKSGSTVHIGEFGNEGSGGQSYMPFPWKDGQAYAFLLSAEPDNAKHTTTYTAYFKDVSAGKWFLIASFTRPQKATYLTHLYSFVENFEPENGDKVRRAYFTNQWIGDSDNNWQELTHAIYTGDATANANYRKDYAGGKEGNKFFLQNGGFFNKYIQLKTPYDRELTGKKPVIDFEKLPNK from the coding sequence ATGATTAAGAAAACGACCATATTTTACTTCACACTATTATTTATTACGATCGGTAGCAAGTTTGCCGTAGCGCAAAAGACAGGTATAGACGCAACCAAATTGCGCCATATAATTCCGCTTGGCGGCAATGCCTGGGTAAGCGCGCCCGATACTATCACCGATGAAGGTTTAACAGGTCTGAAAAGCCCTAAATCGACAGCGGATATTTATTTTAGGCTAAGTACCGCGCAGGATATTCAGCTTGCATTGGTAGTACGTGTTCCGCAAGGCAATAGCACATTGCAGTTATCAGCAGGAAAAAAAGCTTTTGTGAAAAAACTAAGCAATGCAGCATTTGATACCGTTAGTTTTGGAAAGCTACATGTTGAACCCGGTTATATAAAGCTAAGCCTTAAAGGTATCAATAAAACAGGAGCCGTTTATGCTGATGTTTCTGATTTGGTGGTTACGCTGCAAAAGGCGGATAATGATATTGCTTATGTTACCAAAGGAAGTTCATTCCATTTTGGCAGGAGGGGGCCTTCGGTGCACTTGCGCTATCCAGTTGCGGCAGACAAGGAGAATAAAGTAAAATGGTTTTATAACGAGATCATAGTGCCAAAAGGACAGGACGTTATAGGTTCATATTTTATGGCCGATGGTTTTGGTGAGGGGTATTTTGGTATGCAGGTAAACTCGGCTACCGAACGCCGGGTGCTGTTTTCGGTATGGAGCCCTTTTAATACCGAAGATCCTAAAAGCATCCCAGATAGCATGCGTATTAAATTGATAAAAAGCGGCAGCACTGTTCATATCGGCGAGTTTGGCAATGAGGGTTCGGGCGGACAAAGCTATATGCCTTTCCCATGGAAAGACGGACAAGCCTATGCATTCTTGTTAAGCGCCGAGCCTGACAATGCAAAGCACACCACTACTTATACAGCTTATTTTAAAGATGTATCAGCCGGTAAATGGTTCTTAATAGCCAGCTTCACCCGGCCGCAAAAGGCTACCTACTTAACGCATTTATATTCGTTTGTAGAAAATTTTGAACCTGAAAACGGCGATAAGGTGCGCAGGGCGTATTTTACCAATCAATGGATAGGTGATAGCGATAACAACTGGCAGGAGCTTACACATGCCATATACACGGGCGATGCTACAGCAAATGCCAATTACCGTAAGGATTACGCCGGAGGAAAAGAAGGCAACAAATTTTTCCTGCAAAACGGCGGTTTCTTTAATAAATATATTCAGCTCAAAACTCCTTATGACCGTGAGCTAACAGGAAAGAAACCTGTAATTGATTTTGAAAAATTACCCAATAAATAA
- a CDS encoding LacI family DNA-binding transcriptional regulator → MQTKPTTIKEIAQILGISVSTVSRALHDHPSIGLTTRAKVKKLAGELNYEPNQTAIFLQKGKTLTIGVILPELSEAFFSSAISAIEDTAYKKNYTVLLAQSHDDEQKEKQLVEKMKNHRVDGLLVSVGKNTSSYQHFENLKKYNIPVVYFDRIPSIPNIHYVACNMEIGTIEAVSYLLKKGHRAIGMINGPQTMVATGERKEGYIKAMTKNRLKYDPSLIVSCDLTEEGTKKALDELLASKRKPTAIVTFNDYVALFAIKHAVKLNIKVNKDLEFVSYANLPLINYMENIPAASVEQFPYLQGQKATDILMDLLHHQGTGGNEPSAFYKVIIESQLVENKKQD, encoded by the coding sequence ATGCAAACAAAGCCAACTACTATAAAAGAAATAGCGCAAATATTAGGCATCTCTGTGTCTACAGTTTCAAGGGCCTTGCATGACCATCCCAGCATAGGGCTAACCACAAGGGCGAAAGTTAAAAAACTGGCCGGCGAACTCAATTACGAGCCCAATCAAACAGCCATCTTTTTGCAAAAAGGCAAAACTCTAACTATAGGAGTTATTTTACCAGAACTTTCGGAAGCATTCTTTTCATCGGCTATAAGTGCCATTGAAGATACCGCTTATAAAAAGAACTATACGGTATTGCTAGCGCAATCACACGATGACGAGCAAAAAGAAAAGCAACTGGTTGAAAAAATGAAAAATCACCGGGTTGATGGTTTATTGGTATCGGTTGGAAAAAATACATCCTCCTACCAGCATTTCGAAAATTTAAAAAAGTATAATATCCCGGTTGTTTATTTCGACAGGATCCCATCTATTCCCAACATCCATTATGTGGCCTGCAATATGGAGATTGGCACCATTGAAGCCGTCAGTTATCTTTTGAAAAAAGGCCACCGCGCCATTGGTATGATCAACGGGCCACAAACCATGGTAGCCACCGGCGAGCGTAAAGAGGGCTACATCAAAGCCATGACTAAAAACAGGCTCAAGTATGATCCATCGCTTATAGTTTCCTGCGATTTGACCGAAGAAGGCACCAAAAAAGCTTTGGATGAACTGTTGGCCAGCAAACGCAAACCAACCGCCATTGTAACCTTTAATGATTACGTGGCGCTTTTTGCCATTAAGCATGCGGTCAAATTAAATATCAAGGTCAATAAAGATCTGGAATTTGTAAGCTACGCCAATTTACCACTCATCAACTATATGGAGAATATTCCAGCAGCTTCGGTTGAGCAATTTCCTTATTTACAGGGACAAAAGGCAACTGATATCCTCATGGACCTGCTGCATCACCAGGGCACAGGCGGCAACGAACCGAGCGCCTTTTATAAGGTGATCATTGAATCGCAGCTGGTCGAAAACAAAAAACAAGACTAA